Proteins encoded within one genomic window of Chlorobaculum sp. MV4-Y:
- a CDS encoding O-acetylhomoserine aminocarboxypropyltransferase/cysteine synthase family protein: MANPKQYRPETLALHAGQTIDPTLSRAVPVYRTSSYLFKNTEHAANLFALKELGNIYTRLMNPTTDVLEQRITQLEGGAASVAVASGTSAIFYAIITLAEAGDNIVSANNLYGGTYTQFDAILPKLGITVKFVDPSDPANFEKAIDDRTRAVFIETIGNPVLDYTDVRAVADVAHRNGLPLIVDATFTTPYLLRTIDLGADIVVNSLTKWIGGHGTGLGGIITDAGRFDWKAGRHPLFTEPDANYHGLRWALDLPEPLAPITFALRVRTVPLRNLGAAISPDNSWIFIQGIETLPVRMIRHCENALKVAEHLKNHPKVAWVRYPGLADDPSHALASRDLKHGFGGMVVFGVKGGYDAAVKIIDTIDLFSHLANVGDAKSLILHPASTSHSQMTEEQRIASGLSSDLIRLSIGLEHSDDLITALDDALAGV; the protein is encoded by the coding sequence ATGGCAAATCCGAAACAGTACCGTCCCGAAACCCTCGCCCTGCACGCCGGGCAAACCATCGACCCGACCCTGTCGCGCGCCGTGCCGGTCTATCGCACCAGCTCGTACCTCTTCAAAAACACCGAACACGCAGCGAACCTCTTCGCGCTGAAGGAGTTGGGCAACATCTACACGCGCCTGATGAACCCCACCACCGACGTGCTCGAACAGCGCATCACGCAACTCGAAGGGGGCGCGGCGTCGGTCGCCGTCGCCTCCGGCACCTCGGCGATCTTCTATGCCATCATCACGCTGGCCGAAGCGGGCGACAACATCGTGTCGGCCAACAACCTCTACGGCGGCACCTACACACAGTTCGACGCCATTCTGCCAAAGCTCGGCATCACGGTGAAGTTCGTCGATCCGTCCGATCCGGCGAACTTCGAAAAGGCGATTGACGACAGAACGCGGGCGGTCTTCATCGAAACCATCGGCAATCCGGTGCTCGACTACACCGACGTCCGCGCCGTGGCCGACGTGGCGCACCGCAACGGCCTGCCGCTCATCGTGGACGCCACCTTCACCACGCCGTACCTGCTGCGCACTATCGACCTCGGCGCGGACATCGTCGTCAACTCACTGACCAAGTGGATCGGCGGCCACGGCACGGGGCTTGGCGGCATCATCACCGACGCCGGGCGCTTCGACTGGAAAGCCGGACGCCACCCGCTCTTCACCGAGCCGGATGCCAACTACCACGGCCTGCGCTGGGCGCTCGACCTGCCGGAGCCGCTCGCGCCAATCACCTTCGCGCTCCGCGTGCGCACCGTGCCGCTCAGGAACCTCGGCGCGGCGATCTCGCCCGACAACTCGTGGATCTTCATCCAGGGCATCGAGACGCTGCCGGTGCGAATGATCCGCCACTGCGAAAACGCGCTGAAGGTGGCCGAGCATCTGAAGAATCACCCAAAGGTTGCCTGGGTGCGCTACCCCGGCTTGGCGGACGACCCGTCGCACGCCCTCGCCTCGCGCGACCTGAAGCACGGCTTCGGCGGCATGGTGGTGTTCGGCGTGAAGGGCGGCTACGACGCGGCAGTGAAGATCATCGACACCATCGACCTCTTCTCGCACCTCGCCAACGTCGGCGACGCCAAGAGCCTGATCCTGCACCCGGCAAGCACCTCGCACAGCCAGATGACCGAGGAGCAACGCATCGCCAGCGGCTTGTCCTCCGACCTCATCCGCCTCTCGATAGGCCTGGAGCATTCCGACGACCTCATCACAGCGCTCGATGACGCACTGGCGGGGGTGTGA
- a CDS encoding thiazole synthase, which produces MDSLRLGSYTFSSRLILGTGKFSSTSAMIEAVRASGTQLVTVALRRFNREQAEDDLFGPLSEIEGLTLMPNTSGAATAREAVKAAHISRELSGSPFIKVEIHPNPHHLMPDPIETYEACKILATEGFIVMPYIPADPVLAKRLEEVGCSSVMPLGSAIGSGQGLSTAEMVQLIIRESNIPVIVDAGLRSPSEACAAMEMGCEAVLVNSAIAVARNPAAMASAFAKAVEAGYDARNAGLMPRSGSAVATSPLTSFLGGAS; this is translated from the coding sequence ATGGATTCACTTCGCTTAGGCTCATATACCTTCTCATCCCGCCTGATTCTCGGCACCGGCAAATTCAGCAGCACTTCGGCGATGATCGAGGCCGTCCGCGCGTCGGGCACGCAGCTCGTGACGGTCGCCCTGCGGCGCTTCAATCGCGAACAGGCCGAGGATGATCTGTTCGGCCCGCTCTCGGAAATCGAGGGGCTCACGCTGATGCCCAACACCTCCGGCGCGGCCACCGCGCGCGAGGCGGTCAAGGCGGCGCACATTTCGCGCGAACTCTCCGGCAGCCCGTTCATCAAGGTCGAGATTCACCCGAACCCGCACCACCTGATGCCCGACCCGATCGAAACCTACGAGGCGTGCAAGATTCTTGCCACCGAAGGATTCATTGTCATGCCCTACATTCCGGCTGACCCGGTGCTGGCCAAGCGGCTCGAAGAAGTGGGGTGCAGCTCGGTGATGCCGCTCGGCTCGGCCATCGGCAGCGGGCAGGGACTTTCGACCGCCGAGATGGTGCAGCTCATCATCCGCGAGAGCAACATTCCGGTTATCGTGGATGCGGGCCTGCGCTCGCCATCCGAAGCGTGCGCGGCGATGGAGATGGGGTGCGAGGCAGTGCTGGTCAACAGCGCGATTGCCGTCGCCCGCAATCCGGCGGCGATGGCAAGCGCTTTCGCCAAAGCGGTCGAGGCAGGATACGACGCTCGCAATGCCGGACTCATGCCGCGTTCGGGATCGGCGGTCGCCACCAGCCCGCTCACCTCGTTCCTCGGAGGGGCTTCATGA
- a CDS encoding transposase: MKQTRRKFTPEFKTKVVLEALSERLPMAELAQKHELHPNQITQWKREFLDKTSDVFSKGEKARKTEQDYQQESEELYKTIGQLKVEVDWLKKKLQS; encoded by the coding sequence ATGAAACAAACACGCCGCAAGTTTACGCCTGAATTCAAAACAAAGGTCGTCCTGGAAGCCCTCAGTGAACGGCTTCCCATGGCAGAACTCGCCCAGAAGCATGAGCTTCATCCGAACCAGATCACTCAATGGAAACGGGAGTTCCTCGACAAGACCTCCGATGTCTTTTCGAAAGGTGAAAAGGCTAGGAAAACCGAGCAGGATTATCAGCAGGAGAGCGAAGAACTCTACAAAACCATCGGCCAATTGAAGGTTGAGGTCGACTGGCTCAAAAAAAAATTGCAGTCGTAA
- a CDS encoding trans-sulfuration enzyme family protein — MHFETIAIHDGNTPESCTGSVTPPVYQTSTFARPSLDERGEFFYSRIGNPTRSALETTLALLENGKHATTFASGVAAMMAAMQVLKPGDHVVSSLDVYGGSYRIFEQLMRPWGVKTSYAASEATERYLDCIRPETRMIWVETPSNPLLQICDIRALAAIANERGIVLAVDNTFASPYFQRPLDLGAHLVVHSTTKYLGGHSDVIGGAVIASDDKLHLAVRDYQGAAGAIPGPWDCWLISRGIKTLKIRMEEHQKNALHLARVLEKHPAVSRVIYPGLESHPQHELAKSQMSGFGGMLTLALHGGLPAVRKMIGALKLFAIADSLGGVESLVASPALMTLGPLSQAERDRRACTDDLIRLSIGLENAEDLEADLLQALATI, encoded by the coding sequence ATGCACTTTGAAACCATCGCCATCCATGACGGCAATACGCCGGAAAGCTGCACCGGATCGGTGACGCCGCCGGTTTACCAAACCTCGACCTTCGCGCGGCCAAGCCTCGACGAGCGGGGCGAATTCTTCTATTCGCGCATCGGCAACCCGACGCGCTCGGCGCTCGAAACGACCCTTGCACTGCTCGAAAACGGCAAACACGCCACGACCTTTGCCTCCGGAGTGGCGGCGATGATGGCCGCGATGCAGGTGCTCAAGCCGGGCGACCATGTCGTCTCCAGCCTCGACGTGTACGGCGGCAGCTACCGCATCTTCGAGCAGCTCATGCGCCCGTGGGGCGTCAAAACCTCCTACGCGGCAAGCGAAGCGACGGAGAGGTATCTCGACTGCATTCGCCCGGAAACCCGCATGATCTGGGTCGAAACGCCATCCAATCCGCTTCTGCAAATCTGCGACATCCGCGCCCTCGCCGCAATCGCCAACGAACGCGGCATCGTGCTCGCGGTCGATAACACCTTCGCCAGCCCGTACTTCCAGCGCCCGCTCGACCTCGGAGCGCACCTCGTCGTGCACAGCACCACCAAGTACCTCGGAGGCCACAGCGACGTCATCGGGGGCGCGGTCATTGCGTCGGACGACAAGCTGCATCTCGCCGTCCGGGACTACCAGGGCGCGGCGGGGGCGATTCCCGGCCCGTGGGACTGCTGGCTGATTTCGCGCGGCATCAAGACGCTGAAAATCCGCATGGAGGAGCACCAGAAGAACGCCCTGCATCTGGCGCGGGTGCTCGAAAAGCATCCGGCGGTAAGCCGCGTGATCTACCCCGGACTGGAGTCTCACCCGCAGCATGAGCTTGCCAAGAGCCAGATGAGCGGCTTCGGCGGGATGCTCACCCTCGCGCTGCACGGCGGGCTTCCGGCGGTGCGGAAGATGATCGGCGCATTGAAACTCTTCGCCATCGCTGACAGCCTCGGTGGCGTAGAGTCACTCGTCGCCTCTCCGGCGCTGATGACCCTCGGCCCGCTGAGTCAGGCGGAGCGCGACCGCCGCGCCTGCACCGACGACCTGATACGCCTCTCGATCGGCCTCGAAAACGCAGAAGATCTCGAAGCGGACCTCCTGCAAGCCCTTGCAACTATCTAA
- a CDS encoding IS3 family transposase: protein MVEKEHSGISMQRQCDLLSIHRSGLYYQPIKTSKLNRELMRLIDEQYLLRPYYGVYRMWQWLSMDKGYKINLKRVRRLYRLMGLEAIGPKPNTSKPAPGHKVYPYLLRGLAIKHSDHVWATDITYVPMAHGFMYLMAIIDLKSRYVLNWSVSNTMDAKWCAEVLLEAVRLHGAPKILNTDQGSQFTSEVFAEAVITESKSALSMDGKGRAIDNVFIERLWRSVKYEYIYLNPPADGLELYKGLKHWFNDYNTVRRHKALDGQVPAKVYSANKRLIPKAA, encoded by the coding sequence ATGGTTGAGAAAGAACATAGCGGTATCAGCATGCAACGCCAGTGCGACCTGCTTTCGATCCACCGATCAGGCCTGTATTATCAGCCGATAAAGACCTCGAAGCTGAATCGTGAGCTCATGCGGCTGATTGATGAGCAGTACCTGCTGAGGCCATACTACGGCGTTTACCGTATGTGGCAATGGCTGAGTATGGACAAAGGCTACAAGATCAACCTCAAACGGGTACGGCGGCTCTATCGCCTTATGGGTCTGGAAGCCATCGGCCCCAAGCCGAACACCTCGAAACCGGCGCCGGGCCATAAGGTCTATCCGTATCTGCTCCGGGGACTTGCGATCAAGCACAGCGACCATGTTTGGGCAACTGATATCACCTATGTGCCGATGGCCCATGGATTCATGTACCTGATGGCCATCATCGACCTGAAAAGCCGCTATGTGCTGAACTGGTCGGTGTCGAATACCATGGATGCCAAATGGTGTGCCGAGGTCTTGCTTGAAGCCGTGCGGTTGCACGGGGCACCCAAGATTCTCAACACCGATCAGGGCAGCCAGTTCACCAGCGAGGTCTTTGCCGAAGCCGTCATCACAGAGTCCAAGTCTGCACTCTCCATGGATGGCAAAGGCCGAGCAATTGACAACGTCTTCATCGAACGGTTATGGCGGAGCGTCAAGTATGAGTACATTTACCTGAACCCACCAGCCGATGGTCTCGAACTCTACAAAGGCCTGAAGCATTGGTTCAACGACTACAACACGGTTCGTCGCCACAAAGCGCTTGATGGTCAGGTTCCGGCAAAAGTCTATTCTGCCAATAAACGACTGATTCCGAAAGCCGCATGA
- the thiS gene encoding sulfur carrier protein ThiS, producing MPTIAIILNGERREIPAGATVSELLVIAEADRQPVAVVVNENIVRPDQRDSCILQDQDQVEILVFAGGG from the coding sequence ATGCCAACCATCGCCATAATCCTGAACGGCGAACGCAGAGAGATTCCGGCGGGCGCGACGGTCTCGGAGCTGCTGGTCATCGCGGAAGCGGATCGCCAGCCGGTGGCTGTGGTGGTCAACGAAAATATCGTGCGCCCTGACCAGCGAGACTCGTGTATCTTGCAGGATCAGGATCAGGTCGAAATTCTTGTTTTCGCTGGCGGAGGTTGA
- the cysK gene encoding cysteine synthase A has protein sequence MAIIPNITSTIGHTPLVRLNKLAEGIEADILLKLEFFNPLGSVKDRIGRAMIEAAEAEGKINEKTLIVEPTSGNTGIALAFVCAQRGYRLLLTMPETMSIERRKLLRYLGAELVLTPGAQGMKGAIEEAARIVEAEKNSFNPGQFSNPANPLIHQATTGPEIWSDTEGRVDMLVAGVGTGGTITGTSRFIKALKPGFKSIAVEPKDSPVLSGGQPGPHKIQGIGAGFVPEALDVSLLDEVVTVSNEDAISTARMLAAQEGILCGISSGAAVHAAIEVAKRSSSAGKTIVAIIPSTGERYLSTALFEGIEA, from the coding sequence ATGGCCATCATCCCGAATATCACCAGCACCATCGGACACACACCGCTCGTGCGGCTCAACAAGCTCGCAGAGGGCATTGAAGCCGACATTCTCCTCAAGCTCGAATTTTTCAACCCGCTCGGTAGCGTGAAAGACAGGATCGGACGCGCCATGATCGAGGCCGCCGAAGCCGAGGGAAAAATCAACGAAAAGACGCTCATCGTCGAGCCGACCAGCGGCAACACCGGCATCGCACTCGCCTTCGTCTGCGCCCAGCGCGGCTACCGCCTGCTGCTCACGATGCCCGAAACGATGAGCATCGAGCGGCGCAAACTGCTACGCTACCTCGGCGCCGAGCTGGTGCTCACCCCCGGCGCGCAGGGGATGAAGGGAGCAATTGAGGAGGCGGCGCGGATCGTCGAGGCGGAAAAAAACAGCTTCAACCCCGGCCAGTTCAGCAACCCAGCCAACCCCCTGATTCACCAGGCGACCACCGGCCCCGAAATCTGGAGCGACACCGAAGGGCGCGTTGACATGCTCGTGGCGGGCGTCGGCACAGGCGGCACCATCACCGGCACGTCGCGCTTCATCAAGGCGCTGAAGCCCGGCTTCAAGAGCATCGCCGTCGAGCCGAAAGATTCGCCGGTGCTCTCGGGCGGCCAGCCGGGGCCGCACAAAATCCAGGGCATCGGCGCAGGCTTCGTGCCCGAAGCGCTCGACGTGTCGCTGCTCGACGAGGTGGTGACGGTGAGCAACGAGGACGCCATTTCGACCGCCCGGATGCTCGCCGCGCAGGAGGGCATCCTCTGCGGCATCTCCTCCGGCGCGGCAGTTCACGCGGCAATCGAAGTGGCGAAGCGCTCGTCGTCCGCAGGCAAAACCATCGTCGCCATCATCCCGAGCACCGGAGAACGCTACCTCAGCACCGCGCTCTTCGAAGGCATCGAGGCATGA